One genomic window of Cannabis sativa cultivar Pink pepper isolate KNU-18-1 chromosome 2, ASM2916894v1, whole genome shotgun sequence includes the following:
- the LOC133034185 gene encoding uncharacterized protein LOC133034185 — protein sequence MGKYVWAIATKKDNLFVKWINEVYLMGKNWWEYQPPTDCSWYWKRIVAIKNTLTTKIDQQTFAALRTKEQIQKFNPLVDETCLLCSNGSETLEHLFFTCHYSNMCVQGVKDWLEWKTSTNSLLQLAKWTDKSKLSATRKSIFHVALAATAYHIWRVRKMMLFGIKRYGVSGILYRKSK from the exons ATGGGGAAATATGTCTGGGCAATTGCCACCAAAAAAGACAATTTATTTGTCAAATGGATCAATGAAGTATATTTGATGGGGAAGAATTGGTGGGAGTACCAGCCACCAACCGATTGCAGCTGGTACTGGAAGAGAATTGTAGCAATCAAGAACACCCTCACAACCAAGATCGATCAACAAACCTTTGCGGCTTTGAG AACAAAAGAGCAAATACAAAAGTTCAATCCCTTGGTAGATGAGACTTGTTTATTGTGTAGTAATGGATCCGAAACATTGGAACACCTCTTCTTTACTTGTCATTACAGCAACATGTGTGTACAAGGCGTTAAAGATTGGCTGGAATGGAAAACATCGACAAACAGTTTGCTGCAGCTAGCTAAATGGACAGATAAATCGAAGTTATCTGCAACCCGAAAGAGTATTTTTCATGTTGCTCTTGCTGCCACGGCTTACCATATATGGAGGGTCCGAAAAATGATGCTCTTTGGAATCAAAAGGTATGGTGTATCCGGAATACTGTACAGAAAATCAAAGTAG